A DNA window from Cydia pomonella isolate Wapato2018A chromosome 18, ilCydPomo1, whole genome shotgun sequence contains the following coding sequences:
- the LOC133527789 gene encoding uncharacterized protein LOC133527789 isoform X2 → MMTAADTLLDQLTHLRAALDAALDSRRHHHPAPGSTDSLYWKQKYSWNTIKKAKEQCNAKLKSADIKRKLTHLTPKPQKKLTYEQCINYSGVGRVKKITDYFEHISKNSVENKLRIDKDHWRSNDCFSKFNLNATYNKTIPRIKKPVIARSPANFHSEWKDALKQSAHCRGVQSTNMLSSVGDSLRLLLLHYIM, encoded by the exons ATGATGACTGCCGCCGACACGCTGCTGGACCAGCTCACACAcctgcgcgccgcgctcgaCGCCGCGCTCGACTCGCGCCGCCACCACCACCCTGCTCCCG GCTCCACAGATTCCCTATACTGGAAACAAAAATACTCCTGGAATACCATTAAGAAAGCCAAAGAACAATGCAACGCCAAACTTAAGTCCGCTGACATTAAGCGAAAACTTACTCACCTTACGCCCAAACCGCAGAAAAAGTTGACATATGAACAATGCATCAACTACAGCGGCGTCGGTCGAGTGAAAAAAATCACAGACTACTTTGAACACATATCTAAAAACTCCGTAGAAAACAAGCTAAGAATAGATAAAGACCATTGGCGATCGAACGATTGCTTCTCGAAATTCAACCTTAACGCTACGTACAATAAGACTATTCCTAGAATAAAGAAACCTGTGATAGCTAGAAGCCCCGCGAATTTCCATTCAGAGTGGAAGGATGCGTTGAAACAGAGCGCGCACTGCCGGGGCGTGCAGAGTACTAATATGTTGAGTAGTGTGGGAGACTCCTTGAGGCTGTTGCTGCTGCATTATATTATGTGA
- the LOC133527790 gene encoding protein bicaudal D, translating to MAATAQGEMSVAELKAEIERLGRELDQASSEKIQSAQLGLVLLEEKSALQQRCDELETLFENTRHELEITQEALMKLDSTQKVTTQSGIEQENALLNESAAMESSLTLQIIELEGETKQLRHELERVVSERDRLLTESSELGVDKASRESERAALRAELREARQREQRLLLDIGDLEDENISLQKQVSALRSSQVEFEGLKHEVRQLREEAENLRAAADETAALRRIAERQLGEALEALQAEREAKFAAKKELDAHLSREAAYNITNLAYSIRGMGEEGGSEEGSPGASNSELAAAMGEHHADLFSEVHLHEVSRLEKQLEQAHNENSQLSASVRAAQATAESESACACVLRCGLQRAASRVTALAALHKETQPEECMSEGSGGAPRGAAAWLTWWRVSGGELAALQAALAELHAAAAPPDASPAALARASLAELSDRVAEAEVRAAALQADCDLLRTLAGGAGRALSSAAPALTSAAEALAQMYHHVCAVNGTQPERLLLEHAATDGRGGDGRGLGVEVEDEALALAAGELEGLRAAGAVARAADTLLDQLTHLRAALDAALDSRRHHHPAPGMESEERAAELAELQEQVIKLKSLLSTKREQIATLRTVLKSNKNTAEVALANLKSKYETEKTIVTETMLKLRNELRLLKEDAATFSSLRAMFAARCEEYVTQVDELTQALAGAEDEKKTLNQLLRLAVQQKLALTQRLEELEVDREMRTRRVPKAAGPTRTRGRDF from the exons GCTTTGATGAAACTAGATTCAACCCAGAAAGTGACGACACAGAGTGGTATAGAGCAGGAAAATGCACTCCTCAACGAGTCAGCTGCTATGGAGAGCTCGCTCACCCTCCAGATCATAGAGCTGGAGGGAGAAACTAAACAG CTACGCCACGAGCTGGAGCGTGTAGTGAGCGAGCGCGACCGTCTGCTCACGGAGAGCTCCGAGCTCGGCGTGGACAAGGCGTCGCGTGAATCCGAGCGCGCGGCACTACGGGCGGAGCTGCGTGAGGCGCGCCAGCGAGAACAGAGGCTTCTGCTGGACATCGGGGACTTGGAAGACGAGAATATATCGTTACAGAAGCAAGTGTCGGCGTTGCGATCATCGCAG GTGGAATTCGAAGGGCTAAAGCATGAGGTCAGACAGCTGCGCGAGGAAGCGGAGAACCTCCGCGCGGCGGCCGACGAGACCGCGGCGCTGCGCCGCATCGCCGAGAGGCAACTTGGCGAGGCACTCGAGGCGCTACAGGCCGAGCGCGAGGCGAAGTTCGCCGCGAAGAAGGAGCTCGACGCGCATCTTAGCCGCGAGGCAGCCTACAACATCACCAACCTGGCCTACAGCATACGAG GCATGGGCGAGGAAGGCGGCTCCGAGGAAGGCTCTCCCGGCGCGTCCAACTCTGAGCTCGCGGCGGCCATGGGCGAGCACCACGCCGACCTGTTCTCCGAGGTGCACCTGCACGAGGTGTCGCGTCTGGAGAAGCAGCTGGAACAAGCCCACAACGAGAAC AGCCAGCTTTCGGCGTCAGTGCGTGCCGCACAAGCGACAGCGGAAAGCGAGAGCGCCTGCGCTTGTGTGTTACGCTGTGGTCTACAACGCGCCGCTTCTCGCGTCACCGCGTTGGCCGCCTTGCACAAAGAGACCCAGccc GAGGAGTGTATGTCGGAGGgcagcggcggcgcgccgcgggGCGCGGCGGCGTGGCTCACGTGGTGGCGCGTGTCGGGCGGCGAGCTGGCGGCGCTGCAGGCCGCGCTGGCCGAGctgcacgccgccgccgcgccgcccgacgCCTCGCCCGCCGCGCTGGCGCGCGCCTCGCTCGCCGAGCTCAGCGACCGGGTGGCGGAGGCCGAGGTGCGCGCCGCCGCCTTGCAGGCCGACTGCGACTTGCTGAGGACTCTGGCCGGAG GAGCGGGTCGTGCACTATCTTCAGCCGCGCCAGCCCTCACGTCGGCGGCCGAAGCCCTCGCACAGATGTACCACCACGTGTGCGCCGTCAACGGCACGCAGCCGGAACGCTTGCTGCTGGAGCACGCCGCCACAGACG GTCGCGGGGGCGACGGGCGCGGGCTGGGCGTGGAGGTGGAGGACGAGGCGCTGGCGCTGGCGGCCGGCGAGCTGGAGGGGCTGCGCGCGGCCGGCGCCGTCGCGCGCGCCGCCGACACGCTGCTGGACCAGCTCACACAcctgcgcgccgcgctcgaCGCCGCGCTCGACTCGCGCCGCCACCACCACCCTGCTCCCG GAATGGAATCGGAAGAGCGCGCCGCCGAGCTCGCCGAACTCCAAGAACAAGTCATCAAGCTCAAATCCCTCCTGTCGACCAAGCGCGAGCAGATCGCGACGCTGCGCACCGTGCTCAAGTCCAACAAGAACACGGCCGAGGTGGCGCTCGCCAACCTCAAGAGCAAGTACGAGACGGAGAAGACCATCGTCACCGAGACCATGCTCAAGCTCAGGAACGAGCTGCGGCTGCTCAAGGAGGACGCCGCAACCTTCTCCA GTCTCCGCGCTATGTTCGCGGCGCGTTGCGAGGAGTACGTGACGCAGGTGGACGAGCTGACGCAGGCCCTCGCCGGCGCGGAGGACGAGAAGAAGACCCTCAACCAGCTGCTGCGGCTCGCCGTGCAGCAGAAACTGGCGCTCACGCAGCGCCTCGAGGAGCTGGAG GTGGACCGCGAGATGCGCACGCGGCGCGTGCCGAAGGCGGCGGGGCCGACGCGCACGCGCGGGCGGGATTTCTAG
- the LOC133527789 gene encoding uncharacterized protein LOC133527789 isoform X1, translated as MMTAADTLLDQLTHLRAALDAALDSRRHHHRAPGSTDSLYWKQKYSWNTIKKAKEQCNAKLKSADIKRKLTHLTPKPQKKLTYEQCINYSGVGRVKKITDYFEHISKNSVENKLRIDKDHWRSNDCFSKFNLNATYNKTIPRIKKPVIARSPANFHSEWKDALKQSAHCRGVQSTNMLSSVGDSLRLLLLHYIM; from the exons ATGATGACTGCCGCCGACACGCTGCTGGACCAGCTCACACAcctgcgcgccgcgctcgaCGCCGCGCTCGACTCGCGCCGCCACCACCACCGTGCTCCCG GCTCCACAGATTCCCTATACTGGAAACAAAAATACTCCTGGAATACCATTAAGAAAGCCAAAGAACAATGCAACGCCAAACTTAAGTCCGCTGACATTAAGCGAAAACTTACTCACCTTACGCCCAAACCGCAGAAAAAGTTGACATATGAACAATGCATCAACTACAGCGGCGTCGGTCGAGTGAAAAAAATCACAGACTACTTTGAACACATATCTAAAAACTCCGTAGAAAACAAGCTAAGAATAGATAAAGACCATTGGCGATCGAACGATTGCTTCTCGAAATTCAACCTTAACGCTACGTACAATAAGACTATTCCTAGAATAAAGAAACCTGTGATAGCTAGAAGCCCCGCGAATTTCCATTCAGAGTGGAAGGATGCGTTGAAACAGAGCGCGCACTGCCGGGGCGTGCAGAGTACTAATATGTTGAGTAGTGTGGGAGACTCCTTGAGGCTGTTGCTGCTGCATTATATTATGTGA